The Scyliorhinus canicula chromosome 11, sScyCan1.1, whole genome shotgun sequence genome contains a region encoding:
- the LOC119973725 gene encoding carbohydrate sulfotransferase 11-like isoform X2, with translation MRRARARVVQVAAVICLGSFLLLVLYFQGGFSPAADRHVQKGSRSGKGHGVRQRYNIDKFARSDAQQIHQRRRAMLNKNCASHSKLSRKRRILNPDDLRHLIVDDQHELLYCYVPKVACTNWKRVMMVLTGSGQYRDPLTIPASEAHVTSNLRTLDGYGNAEINYRLRNYLKFIFVREPFERLVSAYRNKFTRRYNTAFHKRYGTKIIREHRREPSSEALQHGGDVTFDEFVWYLVDPKTRREEPFNEHWETVYSLCHPCLIRYDVVGRYETLLSDANYLLDLLELDHRVKFPSSNVSSRTNDDMTAKYFKNISPFYQKKLYKLYKLDFTLFNYSVPSYLNIH, from the exons CTGCTGATCGGCATGTTCAGAAGGGGAGTCGGTCTGGGAAGGGTCATGGAGTCCGTCAGCGCTACAACATCGACAAG TTTGCCCGCTCCGATGCCCAACAGATTCACCAGCGTCGACGTGCCATGCTGAACAAAAATTGTGCCTCCCACAGTAAACTGAGCCGCAAACGCCGCATCCTGAACCCTGATGACCTGCGGCATCTTATCGTTGATGACCAGCATGAGTTACTGTACTGCTACGTCCCTAAGGTGGCCTGTACCAATTGGAAGAGGGTGATGATGGTGCTGACAGGAAGTGGTCAGTACAGGGACCCCTTGACCATCCCGGCCAGTGAGGCCCACGTGACCTCTAACCTCCGGACACTGGATGGCTACGGCAACGCTGAGATCAACTACAGGCTGAGGAACTACCTCAAGTTCATTTTTGTGCGTGAACCTTTTGAGCGCCTGGTGTCAGCCTACCGCAACAAATTCACTCGCAGGTACAACACCGCCTTCCATAAACGCTACGGGACCAAGATCATCCGGGAGCACCGGCGGGAACCCAGCTCCGAGGCTTTGCAGCACGGCGGAGATGTGACCTTTGACGAGTTTGTCTGGTACCTCGTGGACCCCAAAACGCGGAGGGAGGAGCCCTTCAACGAGCACTGGGAGACGGTCTACTCGCTGtgccacccctgcctcatccgcTACGATGTGGTGGGCCGCTACGAGACGCTGCTGAGTGATGCCAATTACCTACTGGACCTGCTCGAACTTGACCATCGTGTCAAGTTCCCCTCGTCCAATGTCTCTTCCCGGACCAATGATGACATGACAGCCAAGTATTTCAAGAACATCTCCCCTTTTTACCAGAAGAAGCTGTACAAGTTGTACAAACTGGACTTCACCTTGTTTAATTATTCAGTTCCTTCTTACTTGAACATACACTGA
- the LOC119973725 gene encoding carbohydrate sulfotransferase 11-like isoform X1 — protein MRRARARARVVQVAAVICLGSFLLLVLYFQGGFSPAADRHVQKGSRSGKGHGVRQRYNIDKFARSDAQQIHQRRRAMLNKNCASHSKLSRKRRILNPDDLRHLIVDDQHELLYCYVPKVACTNWKRVMMVLTGSGQYRDPLTIPASEAHVTSNLRTLDGYGNAEINYRLRNYLKFIFVREPFERLVSAYRNKFTRRYNTAFHKRYGTKIIREHRREPSSEALQHGGDVTFDEFVWYLVDPKTRREEPFNEHWETVYSLCHPCLIRYDVVGRYETLLSDANYLLDLLELDHRVKFPSSNVSSRTNDDMTAKYFKNISPFYQKKLYKLYKLDFTLFNYSVPSYLNIH, from the exons CTGCTGATCGGCATGTTCAGAAGGGGAGTCGGTCTGGGAAGGGTCATGGAGTCCGTCAGCGCTACAACATCGACAAG TTTGCCCGCTCCGATGCCCAACAGATTCACCAGCGTCGACGTGCCATGCTGAACAAAAATTGTGCCTCCCACAGTAAACTGAGCCGCAAACGCCGCATCCTGAACCCTGATGACCTGCGGCATCTTATCGTTGATGACCAGCATGAGTTACTGTACTGCTACGTCCCTAAGGTGGCCTGTACCAATTGGAAGAGGGTGATGATGGTGCTGACAGGAAGTGGTCAGTACAGGGACCCCTTGACCATCCCGGCCAGTGAGGCCCACGTGACCTCTAACCTCCGGACACTGGATGGCTACGGCAACGCTGAGATCAACTACAGGCTGAGGAACTACCTCAAGTTCATTTTTGTGCGTGAACCTTTTGAGCGCCTGGTGTCAGCCTACCGCAACAAATTCACTCGCAGGTACAACACCGCCTTCCATAAACGCTACGGGACCAAGATCATCCGGGAGCACCGGCGGGAACCCAGCTCCGAGGCTTTGCAGCACGGCGGAGATGTGACCTTTGACGAGTTTGTCTGGTACCTCGTGGACCCCAAAACGCGGAGGGAGGAGCCCTTCAACGAGCACTGGGAGACGGTCTACTCGCTGtgccacccctgcctcatccgcTACGATGTGGTGGGCCGCTACGAGACGCTGCTGAGTGATGCCAATTACCTACTGGACCTGCTCGAACTTGACCATCGTGTCAAGTTCCCCTCGTCCAATGTCTCTTCCCGGACCAATGATGACATGACAGCCAAGTATTTCAAGAACATCTCCCCTTTTTACCAGAAGAAGCTGTACAAGTTGTACAAACTGGACTTCACCTTGTTTAATTATTCAGTTCCTTCTTACTTGAACATACACTGA